In Streptomyces ambofaciens ATCC 23877, a single genomic region encodes these proteins:
- a CDS encoding ROK family protein yields the protein MRVRSGRTVRDLRRENRTAVLQRLYFDGPLSRFSLGPVTGLSSGSVSNVVSELVAEGLVEEAGSVDSAGGRPRTLLRISARSGYMIGVDIGETRVRIELFDLALTELARVERPLEAKGPRRVDRYDVGLVMTHLREGIPEVLAEAGIAAERLLGVGIGVPGIVARGTEDGAVVHGQTIGWDAVPLERLLRESRILPETVPYYIDNGAKTLGQAEMWFGAGRGAQSAAVVLFGSGVGACVVGDDMRPGRAVEWGHLTVRVRGRRCRCGAQGCLEAYAGAEALLQRWAEAGGRPPVGADEETALTAMLAAAYPASDASGAGPEPDATALAVLEETAEYLGAGFSDLINLFQPERILVGGWAGLQLGRRFLDAVTAHATSYALTYPAARVRIDLGTLGPDAVTVGAAILPLADFFARGGRPEEAEPAEQDPAWRTALRERSVQ from the coding sequence GTGAGAGTACGCAGCGGCCGTACAGTGCGTGACCTGCGGCGGGAGAACCGCACCGCGGTATTGCAACGGTTGTATTTCGACGGGCCGCTCAGCAGGTTCTCCCTGGGGCCGGTCACCGGGCTGAGTTCCGGCTCGGTGAGCAACGTGGTCTCCGAGCTGGTCGCCGAAGGACTGGTGGAAGAAGCCGGAAGCGTCGACTCCGCCGGCGGCCGTCCCCGCACGTTGCTGCGCATCAGCGCGCGCAGCGGTTACATGATCGGTGTGGACATCGGCGAGACCCGGGTACGGATCGAACTCTTCGACCTCGCCCTCACCGAGCTGGCCCGGGTGGAGAGACCACTGGAGGCCAAGGGGCCGCGCCGCGTCGACCGCTACGACGTCGGCCTGGTCATGACGCACCTGCGCGAGGGCATCCCCGAGGTTCTGGCCGAGGCCGGCATCGCGGCGGAGCGGCTGCTCGGCGTCGGGATCGGCGTGCCGGGCATCGTCGCCCGGGGCACCGAGGACGGGGCGGTCGTGCACGGCCAGACGATCGGCTGGGACGCCGTTCCGCTGGAGCGGTTGCTGCGCGAGTCCCGGATCCTGCCCGAGACCGTGCCGTACTACATCGACAACGGGGCCAAGACGCTGGGCCAGGCGGAGATGTGGTTCGGCGCCGGCCGGGGCGCGCAGAGCGCGGCGGTGGTGCTCTTCGGCTCCGGAGTCGGCGCCTGCGTCGTCGGGGACGACATGCGACCGGGCCGCGCCGTCGAGTGGGGCCACCTGACGGTACGGGTGCGCGGGCGCCGGTGCCGCTGCGGAGCGCAGGGCTGCCTGGAGGCGTACGCGGGCGCGGAGGCCCTGCTCCAGCGCTGGGCGGAGGCCGGCGGCCGGCCGCCCGTGGGCGCGGACGAGGAGACCGCGCTGACCGCGATGCTCGCGGCCGCGTACCCGGCCTCCGACGCGTCGGGGGCCGGCCCGGAACCCGACGCCACGGCGCTGGCCGTGCTGGAGGAGACCGCCGAGTACCTCGGCGCGGGGTTCTCCGACCTGATCAACCTCTTCCAGCCCGAGCGCATCCTGGTCGGCGGCTGGGCCGGACTGCAGCTCGGCCGGCGCTTCCTGGACGCGGTGACGGCCCACGCCACCTCCTACGCCCTGACGTACCCCGCCGCCCGTGTCCGCATCGACCTCGGCACCCTGGGGCCGGACGCCGTCACCGTCGGGGCCGCGATCCTGCCGCTCGCCGACTTCTTCGCCCGTGGCGGCCGGCCGGAGGAAGCCGAACCGGCGGAGCAGGACCCGGCGTGGCGGACGGCCCTGCGGGAGCGGTCGGTGCAGTGA
- a CDS encoding ABC transporter substrate-binding protein, producing MRRIRAAAVGAVTLSFALTLAACGGGSSGSEGSNEQPKTLTYWASNQGANLEVDKKVLQPELDKFEKETGIKVKLEVVPWADLLNRILTATTSGQGPDVLNIGNTWSASLQSSGALLPWDAKNFEAIGGKDRFVESALGSTGVQGQDPAAVPLYSMAYALYYNKKMFADAGIEKPPATWEELAETGRKLSKDGKWGLGAEGSNLSNNIHQVFVLGKQHGADFFTPDGKADFTSDGAVAAVKQYVDLMATDKIVAPGNAEYAQNQSLSDFAKDKTAMVLWQTASATFKAQGMKDDEWGVAPAPVQSGEPGSGKATNSMVAGINMAVFKNTKNIDGAKKFVKFMTSDEEQVVLNKAYGSIPPVKAAQQDPAFNGPALSVLRETLATSASALPQVPEESQFETVVGTAVKELFADAAAGRAVTTESVRAKLEKAQQQMPKK from the coding sequence ATGCGCAGAATCAGAGCCGCAGCCGTCGGCGCCGTCACCCTCTCGTTCGCCCTCACCCTGGCTGCCTGCGGCGGGGGATCGTCCGGTTCGGAGGGGTCCAACGAGCAGCCGAAGACCCTCACCTACTGGGCCTCCAACCAGGGCGCCAACCTGGAGGTCGACAAGAAGGTCCTCCAGCCGGAACTCGACAAGTTCGAGAAGGAGACCGGCATCAAGGTGAAGCTGGAGGTCGTGCCCTGGGCGGACCTCCTCAACCGCATCCTCACCGCCACCACCTCCGGCCAGGGGCCCGACGTCCTGAACATCGGCAACACCTGGAGCGCGTCGCTGCAGTCCAGCGGCGCCCTCCTGCCCTGGGACGCGAAGAACTTCGAGGCGATCGGCGGCAAGGACCGCTTCGTGGAGTCCGCCCTCGGTTCCACCGGCGTGCAGGGCCAGGACCCGGCGGCCGTCCCGCTCTACTCCATGGCCTACGCGCTCTACTACAACAAGAAGATGTTCGCCGACGCGGGCATCGAGAAGCCGCCGGCGACCTGGGAGGAGCTGGCCGAGACCGGCCGGAAGCTCTCCAAGGACGGCAAGTGGGGGCTCGGCGCCGAGGGCTCCAACCTGTCGAACAACATCCACCAGGTCTTCGTGCTCGGCAAGCAGCACGGTGCGGACTTCTTCACTCCGGACGGCAAGGCCGACTTCACCTCCGACGGCGCGGTGGCGGCGGTCAAGCAATACGTCGACCTGATGGCGACGGACAAGATCGTCGCGCCCGGCAACGCCGAGTACGCGCAGAACCAGTCCCTGAGCGACTTCGCCAAGGACAAGACGGCGATGGTGCTGTGGCAGACCGCGTCGGCCACCTTCAAGGCGCAGGGCATGAAGGACGACGAGTGGGGCGTCGCGCCCGCCCCCGTGCAGTCCGGCGAGCCCGGCTCGGGCAAGGCGACCAACTCCATGGTCGCGGGCATCAACATGGCGGTCTTCAAGAACACCAAGAACATCGACGGTGCCAAGAAGTTCGTGAAGTTCATGACCAGCGACGAGGAGCAGGTCGTCCTCAACAAGGCCTACGGCTCCATACCGCCGGTCAAGGCCGCCCAGCAGGACCCGGCCTTCAACGGCCCGGCCCTCAGCGTGCTCCGGGAGACCCTCGCCACCAGTGCCAGCGCACTGCCGCAGGTCCCCGAGGAGTCGCAGTTCGAGACCGTTGTGGGCACCGCCGTCAAGGAGCTCTTCGCCGACGCCGCCGCAGGTCGTGCGGTGACCACCGAGTCAGTGCGGGCCAAGCTCGAGAAGGCCCAGCAGCAGATGCCCAAGAAGTGA
- a CDS encoding carbohydrate ABC transporter permease encodes MTTTAALNAGERTARKDDPGAAPRKRRSGRLRRIGLPYLLLFPAILLELLVHLVPMVIGIVVSFKELTQFYIRDWDTAPWAGLDNYKLSVDFDAPVGEALLNSFFTTCLFTVLSVGLCWLLGVAAAIFMQESFRGRGFLRTVFLVPYALPVYAAVITWSFMFQRDNGLVNHVLHDQLGLTDSAPFWLIGDNSFIALLVVSVWKGWPFAFLIIMAGLQNIPKDIYEAAALDGAGVWQQIRRITLPALRPVNQVLVLVLFLWTFNDFNTPFVLFGKAAPEAADLISIHIYQSSFQTWNFGTGSAMSVLLLLFLLVVTGAYLWFTSRGRKVTDV; translated from the coding sequence ATGACTACGACCGCTGCCCTCAACGCAGGCGAGCGGACGGCACGCAAGGACGACCCCGGAGCGGCGCCGCGCAAGCGCCGCTCCGGGCGGCTGCGCCGCATCGGACTGCCGTACCTGCTGTTGTTCCCTGCGATCCTGCTCGAACTACTGGTGCACCTGGTGCCGATGGTGATCGGCATCGTCGTCAGCTTCAAGGAGCTGACCCAGTTCTACATCCGCGACTGGGACACCGCACCCTGGGCCGGCCTCGACAACTACAAGCTGTCGGTCGACTTCGACGCCCCCGTGGGCGAGGCGCTGCTCAACTCGTTCTTCACCACCTGCCTGTTCACCGTGCTCTCCGTCGGCCTGTGCTGGCTGCTGGGCGTCGCCGCCGCGATCTTCATGCAGGAGTCGTTCCGCGGCCGGGGCTTCCTGCGCACGGTCTTCCTCGTCCCCTACGCGCTGCCCGTCTACGCGGCCGTCATCACCTGGTCGTTCATGTTCCAGCGGGACAACGGACTGGTGAACCACGTGCTGCACGACCAGCTCGGGCTCACCGACAGCGCCCCGTTCTGGCTGATCGGCGACAACAGCTTCATCGCCCTGCTCGTCGTCTCGGTGTGGAAGGGCTGGCCCTTCGCCTTCCTCATCATCATGGCCGGTCTGCAGAACATCCCGAAGGACATCTACGAGGCCGCCGCACTGGACGGCGCGGGCGTATGGCAGCAGATCCGTCGCATCACGCTGCCGGCCCTGCGCCCCGTCAACCAGGTCCTCGTCCTGGTGCTGTTCCTGTGGACCTTCAACGACTTCAACACCCCCTTCGTCCTGTTCGGCAAGGCCGCGCCGGAGGCCGCGGACCTCATCTCCATCCACATCTACCAGTCCTCGTTCCAGACCTGGAACTTCGGAACGGGCTCCGCGATGTCGGTCCTGCTGCTCCTGTTCCTGCTCGTGGTGACGGGTGCGTACCTCTGGTTCACCTCCCGAGGAAGGAAGGTCACCGATGTCTAG
- a CDS encoding carbohydrate ABC transporter permease produces the protein MAAPRSFLWSRRVFLTLLTVFVLLPVYVMVSSSLKPLEDVSGKFEWIPSGLTVRPYFDIWETVPLADYFMNSLIVAGAATVCSVTIAVFAAYAVSRYSFRGKRLFTVTVLSTQMFPGILFLLPLFLIYVNIGNATGIALFGSRGGLILTYLTFSLPFSIWMLIGYFDSVPRDLDEAAKVDGCGPIGALFRVIVPAAIPGIVAVAVYAFMTAWGEVLFASVMTNDTTRTLAVGLQGYSTQNDVYWNQVMAASLVVSLPVVAGFLLLQRYLVTGLTAGAVK, from the coding sequence ATGGCCGCCCCGCGGTCCTTCCTGTGGAGCCGCCGCGTCTTCCTGACGCTCCTCACGGTCTTCGTCCTGCTGCCGGTCTACGTGATGGTCTCCAGCTCGCTGAAGCCGCTGGAGGACGTGTCGGGCAAGTTCGAGTGGATTCCCTCGGGCCTCACCGTCCGCCCGTACTTCGACATCTGGGAGACGGTCCCGCTCGCCGACTACTTCATGAACTCGCTGATCGTGGCGGGCGCGGCCACGGTCTGCTCCGTCACCATCGCCGTGTTCGCGGCCTACGCGGTCAGCCGGTACTCCTTCCGCGGCAAGCGCCTCTTCACGGTGACCGTGCTGTCGACCCAGATGTTCCCCGGCATCCTCTTCCTGCTGCCGCTGTTCCTCATCTACGTCAACATCGGCAACGCCACCGGCATCGCCCTGTTCGGCTCCCGCGGCGGCCTGATCCTCACGTACCTCACCTTCTCGCTGCCGTTCTCCATCTGGATGCTGATCGGCTACTTCGACTCCGTCCCCAGGGACCTCGACGAGGCGGCCAAGGTGGACGGCTGCGGACCGATCGGCGCCCTCTTCCGGGTCATCGTGCCCGCCGCGATCCCCGGCATCGTCGCCGTGGCCGTCTACGCCTTCATGACGGCCTGGGGCGAAGTGCTCTTCGCCTCCGTCATGACCAACGACACCACCCGCACGCTGGCGGTCGGCCTCCAGGGCTACTCCACCCAGAACGACGTGTACTGGAACCAGGTCATGGCCGCCTCACTCGTCGTCAGCCTTCCCGTCGTCGCCGGCTTCCTGCTCCTCCAGCGCTACCTCGTCACCGGCCTCACCGCCGGCGCCGTCAAGTAG
- a CDS encoding GH1 family beta-glucosidase, with amino-acid sequence MSDSLDLAAFPADFTWGTATSAYQIEGAVAEDGRAPSIWDTFSHTPGKIDNDDHGDVACDHYHRWPEDIALMKRLGADAYRLSVAWPRVVPGGDGPVNAAGLDFYDRLVDGLLDAGITPNVTLYHWDLPQALQDRGGWTARETAEHLAEYASVVAGRLGDRVTQWATLNEPLCSGWIGHLEGRMAPGLTDLTAAVHASYHLLLAHGLATRAIRAAAPGAQIGLVTNHSTIEAASTRPEDLAAATRMDGHTNRWWLDPVYGRGFPADMRELYGVELPERPGDLDTIAAPLDWHGLNYYFPATVTDDPQGPVPYAREVRLPDVPRTGMDWQIDAGGLEALLLRLTDDYGVRKLYVTENGSAFPDAVSPDGEVHDPDRARYLEQHVGACARAVRKGAPLAGYYAWSLLDNFEWAYGYDKRFGLVHVDYATQARTVKTSGRRYADIIRAHRQSHA; translated from the coding sequence GTGTCCGATTCGCTTGACCTCGCCGCCTTCCCCGCCGACTTCACCTGGGGCACGGCCACCTCCGCCTACCAGATCGAGGGCGCCGTCGCCGAGGACGGCAGGGCACCGTCGATCTGGGACACGTTCTCCCACACCCCGGGAAAGATCGACAACGACGACCACGGCGACGTGGCCTGCGACCACTACCACCGGTGGCCCGAGGACATCGCCCTGATGAAGCGGCTCGGCGCCGACGCCTACCGCCTGTCCGTCGCCTGGCCCCGAGTCGTGCCCGGCGGCGACGGGCCGGTCAACGCGGCCGGACTCGACTTCTACGACCGGCTCGTCGACGGCCTCCTCGACGCGGGCATCACCCCCAACGTCACCCTCTACCACTGGGACCTTCCCCAGGCGCTCCAGGACCGCGGTGGCTGGACCGCGCGCGAGACCGCGGAACACCTCGCCGAGTACGCCTCCGTGGTGGCCGGCCGCCTCGGCGACCGCGTCACCCAGTGGGCCACGCTGAACGAACCCCTGTGCTCCGGCTGGATCGGCCACCTGGAGGGCCGGATGGCCCCCGGCCTGACCGACCTGACCGCCGCCGTGCACGCCTCGTACCACCTTCTCCTCGCGCACGGCCTCGCCACCCGGGCGATCCGGGCGGCGGCACCGGGCGCACAGATCGGCCTCGTCACCAACCACTCCACCATCGAGGCCGCCTCGACCCGCCCGGAAGACCTCGCGGCGGCCACCCGCATGGACGGCCACACCAACCGCTGGTGGCTCGACCCGGTCTACGGCCGGGGCTTCCCCGCCGACATGCGCGAGCTGTACGGCGTGGAGCTGCCCGAACGCCCCGGCGACCTGGACACGATCGCCGCGCCCCTCGACTGGCACGGCCTCAACTACTACTTCCCGGCCACCGTCACCGACGATCCCCAGGGCCCCGTGCCGTACGCCCGAGAGGTCCGGCTGCCCGACGTACCGCGCACCGGCATGGACTGGCAGATCGACGCGGGCGGCCTGGAGGCCCTGCTGCTGCGCCTGACCGACGACTACGGGGTGCGCAAGCTGTACGTCACCGAGAACGGCTCGGCGTTCCCGGACGCCGTCAGCCCCGACGGCGAGGTCCACGACCCGGACCGGGCCCGCTACCTGGAACAGCACGTGGGCGCCTGCGCCAGGGCGGTCCGCAAGGGCGCACCCCTGGCCGGCTACTACGCGTGGTCCCTGCTCGACAACTTCGAGTGGGCCTACGGCTACGACAAGCGTTTCGGCCTCGTCCACGTCGACTACGCGACGCAGGCCCGCACCGTCAAGACCAGTGGCAGGCGGTACGCGGACATCATCCGCGCCCACCGACAGTCCCACGCCTGA
- a CDS encoding Rrf2 family transcriptional regulator, whose translation MSANSRLTIAAHALAWIGLYQRRGHEVATSEQIATSANTNPVVIRRLLGELRKAGLVESRRGVGAGWSLARELESMTLLDVYEAVEPGPLFAMHRTTPDQECVVGHGIQPAMQNIYEGIEKTLRDELARVTLANVLRDVLAAPRRPPVTP comes from the coding sequence GTGAGCGCCAACAGCAGACTGACCATCGCCGCCCACGCGCTGGCCTGGATCGGCCTCTACCAGCGCCGAGGCCATGAGGTCGCCACCTCCGAGCAGATCGCGACCAGCGCGAACACCAACCCCGTGGTGATCAGACGGCTGCTCGGCGAGCTGCGCAAGGCCGGGCTCGTGGAGTCCCGGCGGGGCGTGGGCGCGGGCTGGTCGCTGGCACGCGAGCTGGAGTCGATGACCCTTCTCGACGTGTACGAGGCGGTGGAACCGGGCCCGCTGTTCGCCATGCACCGCACCACCCCGGACCAGGAATGCGTGGTGGGGCACGGCATCCAGCCGGCGATGCAGAACATCTACGAGGGCATCGAGAAGACCCTGAGAGACGAACTGGCCCGCGTCACGCTCGCGAACGTGCTCCGGGACGTACTCGCGGCACCCCGCCGGCCTCCCGTCACGCCCTGA
- a CDS encoding SDR family NAD(P)-dependent oxidoreductase, translated as MSKPLTGKVALVTGGSRGLGAATVRLLAEQGADVAFTYVSSEKQARAVVDEVHGKGAKAVALQSDQADTSRAPALIDDVVAHFGGLDILVNNAAISAAGAVDDPDADTAALDRMHATNYLGVIAVIRAAARVLRPGGRVITVSSGLGTRVGAPGLADYSATKSGIERYTMGVARDLGPRNITANVVEAGLMEGGMQPPDAETLKLLVGSLSLQRMGHPDEIAAAIAFLASPAASYVTGAVLDAHGGYNA; from the coding sequence ATGAGCAAGCCACTCACGGGCAAAGTCGCCCTGGTCACCGGGGGGTCGCGCGGACTGGGAGCCGCGACCGTACGGCTGCTGGCCGAACAGGGCGCCGACGTCGCCTTCACCTACGTCAGCTCCGAGAAGCAGGCGCGGGCCGTCGTCGACGAGGTGCACGGCAAGGGAGCCAAGGCCGTCGCCCTCCAGTCCGACCAGGCGGACACGAGCCGGGCGCCGGCACTGATCGACGACGTGGTGGCGCACTTCGGCGGCCTGGACATCCTCGTCAACAACGCGGCGATCTCCGCGGCCGGCGCGGTGGACGACCCGGACGCCGACACCGCCGCGCTGGACCGGATGCACGCCACCAACTACCTCGGCGTGATCGCCGTCATCCGGGCCGCCGCCCGAGTGCTGCGCCCGGGCGGCCGCGTCATCACGGTGAGTTCCGGACTGGGCACCCGGGTCGGCGCCCCGGGCCTCGCCGACTACTCGGCGACCAAGTCCGGGATCGAGAGGTACACCATGGGCGTCGCACGCGACCTCGGGCCCCGGAACATCACGGCCAACGTCGTGGAGGCCGGACTGATGGAGGGCGGCATGCAACCGCCGGACGCCGAGACCCTCAAGCTCCTGGTCGGCTCGCTGTCCCTGCAACGCATGGGGCACCCCGACGAAATCGCCGCGGCCATCGCCTTCCTGGCGAGCCCCGCCGCGTCGTACGTCACGGGCGCGGTGCTGGACGCCCACGGCGGCTACAACGCCTGA
- a CDS encoding serine hydrolase domain-containing protein has translation MSFDEHGNWSVEGTWGARNSAGRKLDLARWQARLDQLCSQHHVPGASLAVLVDGTVHEWASGVLHRGTNVETTTDSVFQMGSIAKIYTATLVMQLIESGRLDLDAPVTDVLPDFSIGDPGATAMISTRRLLSHTSGLTCDFNHDSGRGDDCLAKYVEATKDVALDCPPGSAISYSSVGYNVLGRIVEVVTGKTWDAALKDLLLTPLGLTHTMTLPEEALRFRAAMGHLGEPGQEPAPAPEWDMMPRSAGPYGRVIATAGDLARLARMHLAGGVAEDGTRVLSEAAVALMQRREVDCPDKWTVSSDGWGLGWTLYDWNGVKGYGHDGASIGQYGYLRVVPSAGVAVALLTNGGGAREVYAALYRELLADLAGVAMPEPFAPSATPPVVDWGPLVGTYRREGVVITVTEEDGAGHALYEFVDGMKDLSEPLQIDLLPVTETAFAGTGVGSAFSTDYTPVIFSALPDGTRCVYVGMRCAPKTG, from the coding sequence ATGAGTTTTGACGAACACGGCAATTGGAGCGTCGAAGGGACGTGGGGAGCCCGGAACTCGGCCGGGCGAAAGCTGGATCTCGCCCGGTGGCAGGCTCGCCTCGACCAGCTCTGCTCCCAGCACCACGTGCCGGGAGCGTCCCTGGCCGTCCTCGTCGACGGGACCGTCCACGAATGGGCGAGCGGCGTCCTGCACCGCGGCACCAACGTGGAGACGACGACCGACTCGGTCTTCCAGATGGGCTCGATAGCCAAGATCTACACGGCCACCCTGGTGATGCAGCTCATCGAGTCCGGCCGACTCGATCTGGACGCACCGGTCACGGACGTGTTGCCGGACTTCTCCATCGGTGACCCCGGAGCGACCGCGATGATCTCCACCCGTCGACTGCTCAGCCACACCAGCGGGCTCACCTGCGACTTCAATCACGACAGCGGGCGCGGCGACGACTGCCTCGCCAAGTACGTCGAGGCCACGAAAGACGTTGCGCTCGACTGCCCGCCCGGCAGTGCGATCTCGTACAGCAGCGTCGGCTACAACGTGCTCGGCCGGATCGTCGAGGTGGTGACCGGCAAGACGTGGGACGCAGCTCTCAAGGACCTGCTGCTGACCCCGCTCGGTCTCACCCACACCATGACCCTGCCCGAAGAGGCGCTGCGCTTCCGCGCGGCCATGGGGCACCTGGGCGAGCCGGGCCAGGAGCCGGCACCAGCGCCGGAGTGGGACATGATGCCGCGGTCGGCGGGCCCTTACGGCAGGGTCATCGCCACGGCGGGCGACCTCGCCCGGCTTGCGCGGATGCACCTTGCCGGCGGCGTGGCCGAGGACGGCACCCGCGTGCTCTCCGAGGCGGCAGTGGCCCTGATGCAACGCCGGGAGGTGGACTGCCCTGACAAATGGACGGTCAGCTCGGACGGTTGGGGTCTGGGCTGGACCTTGTACGACTGGAACGGCGTCAAGGGATACGGTCACGACGGCGCCTCCATCGGGCAGTACGGCTACCTGCGCGTGGTGCCGTCGGCCGGCGTCGCCGTCGCGCTGCTCACCAACGGCGGCGGCGCGCGTGAGGTGTACGCAGCCCTCTACCGCGAGCTTCTCGCCGATCTGGCAGGGGTGGCCATGCCGGAGCCCTTCGCCCCGTCGGCCACGCCCCCCGTGGTGGACTGGGGTCCGCTCGTCGGCACGTACCGGCGCGAGGGCGTGGTCATCACGGTGACCGAGGAGGACGGCGCCGGGCACGCACTCTACGAGTTCGTCGACGGCATGAAGGACCTCTCGGAGCCCCTGCAGATCGACCTGCTGCCGGTCACTGAAACGGCCTTCGCCGGCACGGGTGTGGGTTCAGCCTTCAGTACGGACTACACACCGGTGATCTTCTCCGCCCTGCCCGACGGCACACGCTGCGTCTACGTCGGCATGCGCTGCGCCCCCAAGACCGGCTGA
- a CDS encoding TetR/AcrR family transcriptional regulator has product MPADAKPITSVWARPHRPQREQLTREQIVAATIELLDAEGVEALSMRKLGTRLKAGATSLYRHVANRDELIQLAVDDVFGELGPPAAATRRTWRTSVARAATELRALVLRHPWVGPELGQVGLLHVGPNAVRMTSGLLAQFQAAGFPEGEEDQAAGALMSYVVGIATSEAAYLSLVTRSGVSERDWLSDHSSNFGEEVDPRQVREDRFAYGLDRILDGLASRLPPGEDSGARRTGR; this is encoded by the coding sequence ATGCCCGCCGACGCGAAGCCGATCACCTCCGTGTGGGCGCGTCCGCATCGCCCGCAGAGAGAGCAGCTGACGCGGGAGCAGATCGTGGCCGCGACGATCGAGCTGCTGGACGCGGAGGGTGTCGAGGCGCTCAGCATGCGCAAACTCGGCACCCGCCTGAAGGCCGGGGCCACTTCCCTCTACCGGCATGTCGCCAATCGGGACGAGCTGATCCAGCTGGCCGTGGACGACGTGTTCGGTGAGCTGGGCCCGCCGGCCGCCGCCACCCGCAGGACATGGCGCACGTCCGTCGCCCGCGCCGCCACCGAGCTGCGGGCACTCGTCCTGCGCCACCCCTGGGTCGGTCCGGAACTCGGCCAGGTCGGGCTACTCCACGTCGGCCCGAACGCCGTCCGTATGACATCGGGTCTGCTCGCTCAGTTCCAGGCGGCCGGTTTCCCCGAGGGTGAGGAGGACCAGGCGGCGGGGGCGCTCATGTCCTACGTCGTCGGGATCGCCACCAGCGAGGCCGCGTACCTTTCCCTGGTCACCCGCAGTGGTGTTTCCGAGCGCGACTGGCTGTCGGACCACAGTTCGAACTTCGGGGAGGAGGTGGACCCGAGGCAGGTCCGTGAGGACCGCTTCGCGTACGGGCTCGACCGGATCCTCGACGGGCTCGCCAGTCGGCTCCCGCCGGGCGAGGACTCTGGGGCTCGCCGCACCGGGCGGTGA